The Marinobacter qingdaonensis genome includes a region encoding these proteins:
- a CDS encoding oligosaccharide flippase family protein — MRFNNLATRFKQRLTKNQDRRLLANIGWLTVGMMTNRVLRLLITIVVARTLSQADYGLIALIFTAHEMIGLFLQRCTSVKLIQAAENELPHLCEATSSLNWVLGASLFLIQCATGWLLSQAYQAPELFLPLCALGLTYLQLPTAMVQAALNFRAGKLRLMAKIDVGQTLVDTLGILALIVAGAGIWALVIPKIFTPLIWIIGNRRVCGWRPPAVWSFNGWRTIVSYSSSLLLIDAMQVLRQNADYLLIGYFLGVEALGLYFFAFNAGLGIATSFSTAISSALLPHLCESAEQQDILRARYRRGLKLTVILVGGLMLVQTSLAPFYVPVVFGQDWVERGSVELIVLLCLVALPKSLMDASSQYLRAEDRPDTDLQLQTVLTVLLLAGFGVAVTLGLKAVAVATVVCYYLFAAIVISRCLRLTRKATSVSGPHTKPETSLSSSNHTRPQLPAQANA, encoded by the coding sequence ATGCGCTTCAATAACCTTGCCACTCGCTTCAAACAGCGACTGACCAAAAACCAGGATCGTAGACTACTGGCCAACATCGGCTGGTTGACCGTTGGGATGATGACGAATCGTGTCCTGCGCCTGCTCATCACCATTGTGGTGGCACGCACTCTGTCTCAAGCGGATTACGGTCTGATTGCCCTCATTTTCACCGCCCATGAAATGATTGGCCTATTTCTTCAGCGCTGCACCTCGGTGAAGCTGATTCAGGCAGCCGAAAACGAACTGCCCCATCTGTGCGAGGCGACCTCGTCACTGAATTGGGTCCTGGGCGCGAGCCTGTTCCTGATCCAGTGCGCAACCGGTTGGCTATTAAGCCAGGCTTATCAGGCGCCGGAACTGTTTTTGCCCCTGTGTGCGCTAGGGCTCACATACCTGCAGTTACCCACCGCGATGGTACAGGCCGCACTGAATTTTCGGGCGGGTAAATTGCGCCTGATGGCCAAAATTGATGTAGGCCAGACCCTGGTTGACACATTGGGCATCTTGGCGCTGATTGTTGCAGGCGCTGGGATATGGGCGCTGGTCATCCCAAAGATTTTCACTCCACTGATCTGGATTATTGGCAACCGCAGGGTCTGTGGTTGGCGCCCGCCCGCGGTTTGGAGCTTCAATGGCTGGAGAACCATTGTGTCATACAGCAGTAGCCTGCTACTGATCGATGCCATGCAGGTGCTGCGGCAAAACGCAGATTATTTGCTGATCGGCTACTTTCTGGGTGTCGAAGCCCTCGGGCTCTATTTTTTTGCGTTTAACGCCGGCCTGGGTATCGCTACCTCGTTCTCCACTGCGATCAGCAGTGCACTTCTGCCACACCTCTGCGAGTCCGCCGAGCAGCAAGACATTCTGCGGGCGCGCTACCGGCGAGGGCTCAAGCTGACAGTGATACTTGTCGGTGGTCTGATGCTCGTGCAAACCAGCCTGGCACCGTTCTATGTGCCGGTGGTTTTTGGTCAGGACTGGGTTGAGCGAGGGAGCGTTGAACTGATCGTGCTGCTGTGTCTGGTGGCACTGCCCAAGAGCTTGATGGACGCGAGCAGTCAGTACCTGCGCGCGGAGGATCGGCCAGACACCGATCTTCAACTGCAAACGGTGCTCACGGTGTTGCTACTCGCAGGCTTCGGCGTGGCGGTCACTTTGGGCCTGAAAGCCGTGGCCGTGGCGACGGTGGTTTGCTACTACCTTTTCGCCGCCATCGTGATCAGCCGTTGTCTGCGCCTCACCAGGAAAGCGACTTCGGTCAGCGGCCCGCACACCAAGCCAGAAACTTCGCTTTCATCCTCGAACCACACTCGGCCTCAGCTGCCTGCACAGGCCAATGCCTGA
- a CDS encoding flavin prenyltransferase UbiX, whose translation MSEPASYSRTINLAFTGASGAQYGLRLLQCLVAAGCRVQVMVSRAAQVVMATETDLKLPGSPAAMQDALTDWAQAQPGQVLVFGREDWFAPPASGSGEKAPLVVCPCSTGTLSALATGASNNLIERAGDVALKERRQLILVPREAPFSEVHLENMLKLTRMGAVIMPASPGFYHKPASVEDLVDFIVARLLDHLGIDQDLMPRWGEGRVQAKLPD comes from the coding sequence ATGAGCGAACCTGCATCCTATTCCCGCACCATCAACCTGGCGTTCACCGGCGCGTCCGGTGCCCAGTATGGCCTCCGCCTGCTGCAGTGCCTGGTGGCCGCCGGTTGCCGGGTGCAGGTCATGGTCAGTCGGGCCGCGCAGGTGGTCATGGCGACCGAGACCGATCTGAAACTGCCGGGTTCACCGGCGGCCATGCAGGACGCCCTGACCGACTGGGCCCAGGCGCAGCCGGGGCAGGTGTTGGTGTTCGGGCGGGAAGACTGGTTCGCACCGCCGGCGTCGGGCTCGGGGGAAAAAGCGCCGCTGGTGGTGTGTCCGTGCAGCACCGGCACCCTGTCGGCCCTGGCCACGGGTGCCAGCAACAACCTGATTGAACGGGCCGGCGACGTGGCCCTGAAGGAGCGCAGGCAACTCATTCTGGTACCCCGGGAAGCCCCGTTCTCGGAAGTCCATCTGGAAAACATGCTGAAACTCACCCGCATGGGCGCGGTGATCATGCCCGCCAGTCCCGGTTTCTATCACAAGCCGGCCTCGGTGGAAGACCTGGTGGATTTTATCGTCGCCCGCCTGCTGGACCACCTGGGTATCGACCAGGACCTGATGCCCCGTTGGGGCGAGGGTCGGGTCCAGGCCAAGCTGCCGGACTGA
- a CDS encoding GFA family protein, with translation MLKGSCLCGGVQYEYDGTLGPIVMCHCSQCRRAQGSAHATNSPVEAAHFRFVAGRALVKEFESKPGKQRAFCRECGSPLYSRLDSKPELLRLRIGTLTTAIDARPAYHIFAASAAEWYEFTDGLPRYAEREDGPLV, from the coding sequence ATGCTTAAGGGCAGCTGTCTGTGTGGTGGGGTCCAGTACGAATACGACGGCACCCTCGGACCGATCGTCATGTGTCATTGCTCGCAGTGTCGCCGTGCCCAGGGCTCGGCCCACGCCACCAACAGTCCCGTCGAGGCCGCCCATTTCCGGTTTGTGGCCGGGCGGGCGCTGGTGAAGGAGTTTGAATCGAAACCGGGAAAGCAGCGGGCCTTCTGCCGCGAGTGCGGCAGTCCCCTGTACAGTCGGTTGGACTCGAAGCCGGAGCTGTTGCGTCTGCGCATCGGCACCCTGACCACGGCAATCGATGCCCGGCCGGCGTATCACATTTTTGCCGCCTCGGCGGCCGAGTGGTACGAGTTCACCGATGGACTGCCGCGTTACGCGGAGCGTGAGGATGGCCCGCTGGTGTGA
- a CDS encoding acyl-CoA dehydrogenase family protein, with product MIPRTLFDADLDGFRDSVRKFLEQEAAPYHEQWEKDGQVSREVWRKAGELGFLCPTLPEEYGGVGADFRYSAVVMEELARSGLSGIGWGLHSDIVAPYILNYGSEEQKQHYLPKLVSGEMIGAIAMTEPGAGSDLQGVKTSAVKQGDHYLLNGSKTFITNGQLADLVIVVAKTDPKEGAKGTSLLLVESAWDGFEKGQNLNKVGMKAQDTSELFFQDVKVPAGNLLGSLEGQGFFQLMQELPAERLQVALTAVAAAEAAWQWTLDYVKERKAFDKPVIAFQNTRFKMAEMKAEITAARVFTDRCLELHLDKKLDVPTAAMLKQHTTDLQCKVMDECVQLHGGYGYMWEYPIARAWADSRVQRIYAGTNEIMKEIVARSF from the coding sequence ATGATTCCACGCACTCTGTTCGACGCCGATCTCGACGGCTTCCGCGATTCTGTCCGTAAGTTCCTGGAGCAGGAGGCGGCGCCCTACCACGAGCAATGGGAAAAGGATGGCCAGGTCAGCCGCGAGGTCTGGCGCAAAGCCGGCGAACTCGGGTTCCTGTGCCCCACCTTGCCCGAGGAGTACGGCGGCGTGGGCGCCGATTTCCGCTACAGTGCCGTGGTCATGGAGGAGCTGGCCCGGTCCGGCTTGAGCGGCATTGGCTGGGGCCTGCATTCCGACATCGTGGCGCCCTACATCCTGAACTACGGGTCGGAAGAGCAGAAGCAGCATTATCTGCCCAAGCTGGTCTCCGGCGAAATGATCGGCGCCATCGCCATGACCGAGCCGGGTGCCGGTTCCGACCTGCAGGGGGTCAAGACCAGTGCCGTGAAGCAGGGCGACCATTACCTGCTGAACGGCTCCAAGACCTTCATCACCAACGGTCAGTTGGCCGACCTGGTGATCGTGGTGGCCAAGACCGACCCCAAGGAAGGCGCCAAGGGCACCAGCCTGCTGCTGGTGGAGTCGGCCTGGGACGGTTTCGAGAAGGGTCAGAACCTCAACAAGGTGGGCATGAAGGCCCAGGACACCTCGGAACTCTTCTTCCAGGACGTGAAAGTGCCGGCCGGCAATCTGCTGGGAAGCCTGGAAGGCCAGGGCTTCTTCCAGCTGATGCAGGAGTTGCCGGCGGAACGCCTGCAGGTGGCACTGACGGCGGTGGCCGCGGCCGAGGCCGCCTGGCAATGGACCCTGGATTACGTCAAGGAACGCAAGGCGTTCGACAAGCCGGTGATCGCGTTCCAGAACACCCGGTTCAAGATGGCCGAAATGAAAGCGGAAATCACCGCCGCCCGGGTGTTCACCGACCGCTGCCTGGAGCTGCATCTGGACAAGAAACTGGACGTGCCGACCGCGGCCATGCTCAAGCAGCACACCACCGACCTGCAGTGCAAGGTGATGGACGAGTGTGTTCAGCTCCACGGTGGCTACGGCTACATGTGGGAGTACCCCATCGCCCGCGCCTGGGCCGATTCCCGGGTCCAGCGCATTTACGCCGGCACCAACGAAATCATGAAGGAAATCGTGGCGCGCTCGTTCTGA